Proteins co-encoded in one Cucurbita pepo subsp. pepo cultivar mu-cu-16 chromosome LG15, ASM280686v2, whole genome shotgun sequence genomic window:
- the LOC111811705 gene encoding alpha-1,6-mannosyl-glycoprotein 2-beta-N-acetylglucosaminyltransferase — MAMNQKPRLKDSALRRFKLVILVTLLGFLLFMILMETNLFQNFAPWSSDNIREDPYAGFGRFDSNDELKLPKQTELSIRLEKRNRLPLRNLDLYPNIAKDHIPIVLYVHNRPQYLRVVIDSLSKVTGISETLLIVSHDGYFEEMDKLVQNIRFCSVKQIFAPYSPHLFPDSFPGVSPTDCMGKHYPMLTTNCRGNPDQYGNHRLPKIVSLKHHWWWMMNTVWDGLEETRGLSGHILFIEEDHFILPNAYRNLQLLVSLKPKKCPECYSVNLAPSDVKSRGEGNNFLVAERMGNIGYAFNRSVWKKIHKKAKEFCFFDEYNWDITMWATVFPSFGSPVYSLRGPWTSAIHFGKCGLHQGQDEGDVCIDNGLLNIDVKDIDKVVNINSEWPVEVFRGQPGYGAGFRGWGGWGDERDRQLCLNFAQMYRSTPNISRS; from the coding sequence ATGGCTATGAATCAGAAACCTCGCCTCAAAGATTCTGCTCTGAGACGTTTTAAATTGGTTATTCTTGTGACATTATTGGGGTTCTTGCTGTTTATGATCCTTATGGAAACGAATTTGTTTCAGAATTTTGCTCCTTGGTCTTCTGATAATATTCGTGAGGATCCATATGCTGGCTTTGGTCGTTTTGATTCTAATGATGAACTTAAGCTGCCCAAACAAACTGAGTTATCGATTCGTTTAGAAAAGCGAAATCGATTGCCACTTCGAAACTTAGATCTGTATCCAAATATAGCCAAGGATCATATACCTATTGTACTTTATGTGCACAATCGACCGCAGTATCTTCGAGTCGTAATCGATAGCTTGTCCAAAGTTACAGGAATAAGTGAAACCTTGCTAATTGTTAGCCATGATGGGTACTTTGAAGAAATGGACAAGCTTGTCCAGAACATCAGGTTTTGCTCAGTGAAACAGATTTTTGCTCCATACTCTCCTCATCTCTTTCCCGACAGCTTTCCCGGTGTCTCGCCTACAGATTGTATGGGGAAACATTATCCTATGCTAACAACAAATTGCAGAGGGAATCCTGATCAGTATGGAAACCATCGGTTGCCTAAAATCGTTTCGTTAAAGCACCATTGGTGGTGGATGATGAACACGGTGTGGGATGGATTGGAGGAGACGAGGGGGTTGTCGGgtcatattttgtttattgagGAAGATCATTTTATATTGCCAAATGCGTATCGGAATCTGCAGTTACTCGTGTCGTTGAAGCCTAAAAAATGTCCTGAATGCTATTCTGTGAATCTAGCTCCTAGTGATGTGAAATCAAGAGGTGAGGGTAACAATTTTCTCGTTGCAGAGAGGATGGGAAATATTGGTTATGCTTTCAATAGGTCTGTTTGGAAGAAAATCCATAAGAAAGCAAAGGAGTTCTGCTTTTTTGATGAATACAATTGGGATATAACAATGTGGGCAACCGTTTTCCCCTCGTTTGGCAGCCCTGTTTATTCACTTCGAGGCCCTTGGACGAGCGCAATTCACTTTGGCAAATGTGGTTTACACCAGGGTCAGGATGAGGGGGATGTTTGTATCGATAATGGTTTGTTAAACATCGACGTTAAAGATATCGACAAAGTTGTGAACATTAATTCGGAGTGGCCAGTCGAAGTCTTCAGAGGTCAGCCTGGCTATGGAGCTGGGTTCAGGGGGTGGGGAGGTTGGGGTGATGAAAGAGACCGTCAGTTGTGTCTAAATTTTGCTCAAATGTATCGTTCCACGCCGAACATATCCCGTTCGTGA